The following coding sequences are from one Bradyrhizobium sp. WSM471 window:
- a CDS encoding hydantoinase B/oxoprolinase family protein: MKLDPFVVEVIRHGLSAAAEEMSLVMTRSARSPLLREAGDLSSAITDGRGDLVGQGRDIPIHLGAMAYTVLELLKVVPRDGLRDGDALIYNVGPLGGNHLNDVKVVRPVFVDGEIVAFAVSLAHWPDIGGTWPGSYFAKAIDTFQEAMRIPPVLIATAAGVNTPIVQLLKANVRDPESCEGDLLAQIAATKAGEKRIVDLCREHGKAVFTAAQSRLHDLSEIEMREALRDLPDGVYEGEDYLDDGGADDAPARIHVKITIAGDEATFDLSGSCDRVSNFCNTTPFMARSAVAYAARIMSGRDMNQNAGALRPLTIITRPGSILEPGWNASVAAGNHETSMRIVDAIFRAMQNTIPERLSAGGATTAGVLFFAESRQNGSWKMLYEVHGGGEGARHDRDGISATRVHLSNTSNTPVEVIEANYAIQVEQQAIRRQSGGTGAHRGGDGVIRTYRILAPSMHLTTCIERMVIAPFGMQGGEPGKACRISLIRQSANVAIDGKSNLVLQQGDLVTIETCGGGGYGVEAAE, encoded by the coding sequence ATGAAGCTCGATCCGTTCGTCGTCGAAGTCATCAGGCACGGGCTCTCGGCCGCGGCCGAGGAGATGAGCCTGGTGATGACGCGCTCGGCGCGCTCGCCGCTGCTGCGCGAGGCCGGCGACCTGTCGTCGGCGATCACGGACGGCCGCGGCGACCTGGTCGGACAGGGTCGCGACATTCCGATCCATCTCGGCGCAATGGCCTATACGGTCCTCGAATTGCTGAAGGTGGTGCCGCGGGACGGCCTAAGAGACGGCGACGCACTGATCTACAATGTCGGCCCGCTCGGCGGCAACCATCTCAACGACGTCAAGGTCGTGCGGCCCGTCTTCGTCGATGGCGAGATCGTCGCGTTCGCGGTCAGCCTCGCGCATTGGCCCGATATCGGCGGCACCTGGCCCGGCAGCTATTTTGCGAAAGCGATCGACACCTTCCAGGAGGCGATGCGGATTCCGCCGGTTCTGATCGCTACGGCAGCCGGCGTCAATACGCCGATCGTGCAGCTGCTCAAGGCCAATGTTCGCGATCCCGAATCCTGCGAGGGCGATCTTCTCGCCCAGATCGCAGCGACCAAGGCCGGCGAGAAGCGCATCGTCGACCTTTGCCGCGAGCACGGCAAGGCGGTCTTCACGGCGGCGCAGTCGCGCCTGCACGATCTCTCCGAAATCGAGATGCGCGAGGCGTTGCGCGATCTGCCTGATGGCGTCTACGAGGGCGAGGATTATCTGGACGACGGCGGCGCCGACGATGCGCCCGCGCGCATTCATGTCAAGATCACCATCGCCGGCGACGAAGCGACTTTCGATCTTTCGGGAAGCTGCGACCGCGTCTCGAATTTCTGCAACACGACGCCGTTCATGGCGCGCTCGGCGGTGGCCTATGCCGCGCGCATCATGAGCGGGCGCGACATGAACCAGAACGCGGGCGCGCTGCGGCCGCTGACCATCATCACGCGCCCGGGCTCGATCCTGGAGCCGGGGTGGAATGCCTCGGTTGCGGCCGGCAACCACGAGACCTCGATGCGCATCGTCGATGCGATTTTTCGCGCGATGCAGAATACGATCCCCGAACGTCTGTCGGCCGGCGGGGCGACCACGGCGGGTGTCCTCTTCTTCGCCGAATCGCGACAGAACGGTTCGTGGAAGATGCTCTACGAGGTCCACGGCGGTGGCGAGGGCGCGCGGCATGATCGGGACGGGATCTCGGCGACGCGGGTGCATCTGTCCAACACTTCGAACACGCCGGTCGAGGTGATCGAGGCGAATTACGCGATTCAAGTCGAGCAGCAGGCCATTCGCCGGCAGTCCGGCGGCACGGGAGCCCATCGCGGCGGGGACGGCGTCATCCGTACCTATCGCATCCTGGCGCCGTCGATGCATTTGACCACCTGCATCGAGCGCATGGTGATCGCGCCGTTCGGCATGCAGGGCGGCGAACCCGGCAAGGCCTGCCGCATCTCGCTGATCAGGCAGAGCGCGAACGTCGCGATCGACGGCAAGTCGAACCTGGTGCTGCAGCAAGGCGATCTCGTCACGATCGAGACCTGCGGCGGCGGTGGCTACGGCGTCGAGGCTGCGGAATGA
- a CDS encoding TonB-dependent siderophore receptor encodes MSPVRIVRPRALLLASAALTSSVILDLPAALAQQAREPLPPVEVTPAQSRKPARPAVREAQGPRRAAARRPAAGSVAPKPVVPIAAASTPLNTNAVAESASRLGLTVRETPATVEVISAATMREQGYRTVSDVAQGAVGVTAGDNPAEPSAFSMRGFTNSQINTLYNGIKIGPQNMTSRITDTANLEAVEFLKGPASLMSGEGAAGGAINFVTKQPHTGPIRNEADFSWDSLNSFRAHYGSGGSTNVQGLDYRFDVSRSSLNGFADDTNTKTLDVSGQLNYRISDSLKVWGAIEYREDRSKAYWGAPLVPIAFSGSHATTGIVSGNYISNYNKTNLGAVTIDDRTFNTNYNVLDNRNVAQEVWLRGGFELKLAPDLTLKSQAYGYGAERTWFNNEIEAFNSGTNLVDRERFYVAHSQRLVGNITDLIWDANIAGFDNRLVTTLSSSYLDFVRPGAANFPGDSVPLVDPPRGYYGLLTIQQQTARIDNEALSFEDRLKLTRSFSLVGGLRVEHIGLDRNSTDKFALEKANFPFSQSWAPTTGRIGYTWEAVPGLTFFSQYATGADIAANNIFLLNPTDPLNLTTARTYETGVKHLFWDNRAEWSFSAYDILRKNVYAAAGGMQLNLAGRQESKGIELAASVRPIEPLRLWGNIAYVDARYADYDFVGGSFSGNTPPNVPRVVANAGASYRFFTPWAVELGITGRHVGDRYNTDANTVTLKAYTVADVYAFVDIPKTVFNAVDQARLTFRVRNIADKRYAIWGDPFYPDQILLGAPRTYEISAAFKW; translated from the coding sequence GTGTCTCCCGTTCGCATTGTACGACCGCGCGCGCTCCTGCTCGCATCCGCGGCGCTGACATCCTCTGTCATTCTTGATCTACCCGCCGCACTGGCGCAGCAGGCCCGCGAACCTCTGCCGCCGGTCGAGGTCACGCCCGCCCAATCCCGCAAGCCGGCCAGGCCCGCCGTACGGGAGGCGCAGGGCCCACGGCGCGCAGCTGCGCGCCGGCCAGCGGCCGGGTCTGTAGCGCCCAAGCCAGTCGTGCCAATCGCGGCAGCATCGACGCCGCTCAATACCAATGCCGTGGCCGAGAGCGCCTCGCGCCTCGGCCTGACCGTGCGCGAAACGCCCGCGACCGTGGAAGTGATCTCGGCCGCAACCATGCGCGAGCAGGGCTATCGCACCGTGTCCGACGTCGCCCAGGGAGCAGTCGGCGTCACAGCCGGCGACAATCCGGCTGAACCCTCGGCTTTCTCGATGCGCGGCTTCACCAACAGCCAGATCAACACACTCTACAACGGCATCAAGATCGGTCCGCAGAACATGACCTCGCGGATCACCGACACGGCCAATCTGGAGGCTGTCGAATTCCTGAAGGGGCCGGCATCGCTGATGTCGGGCGAGGGCGCCGCCGGCGGCGCGATCAACTTCGTCACCAAGCAGCCGCACACCGGTCCGATCCGCAATGAGGCGGATTTCTCCTGGGACTCGCTCAATTCGTTCCGGGCGCATTACGGCTCGGGCGGCAGCACCAATGTGCAGGGGCTGGACTATCGCTTCGACGTCAGCCGTTCCTCGCTCAACGGCTTTGCCGACGACACCAACACCAAGACGCTCGACGTGTCGGGCCAGCTCAATTACCGCATCTCCGACAGTCTCAAGGTCTGGGGCGCGATCGAGTACCGCGAGGACCGCTCGAAGGCCTATTGGGGCGCGCCGCTGGTGCCGATTGCCTTCAGTGGCTCGCATGCGACGACGGGGATCGTGTCCGGCAATTACATCTCGAACTACAACAAAACCAATCTCGGTGCGGTCACGATCGATGACCGCACCTTCAACACCAACTACAACGTTCTCGACAATCGCAACGTCGCACAGGAGGTCTGGCTGCGCGGCGGTTTCGAGCTGAAGCTGGCGCCCGACCTGACGCTGAAAAGCCAGGCCTATGGTTACGGCGCAGAGCGCACGTGGTTCAACAACGAGATCGAGGCGTTCAATTCCGGTACGAACCTGGTGGACCGCGAGCGCTTCTATGTCGCGCACAGCCAACGCCTGGTCGGCAACATCACCGACCTGATCTGGGATGCGAATATCGCCGGCTTTGACAACCGCTTGGTCACGACGCTATCCTCGAGCTATCTTGATTTCGTGAGGCCGGGCGCCGCAAATTTCCCCGGCGATTCCGTTCCACTGGTCGATCCGCCCCGCGGCTACTACGGCCTGCTCACTATTCAGCAGCAGACCGCGCGCATCGACAATGAGGCGCTGTCATTCGAGGACCGGCTGAAGCTCACGCGCAGCTTTTCGCTAGTCGGCGGCCTGCGCGTCGAGCATATCGGGCTCGACCGCAATTCGACCGACAAGTTCGCTCTGGAGAAGGCGAACTTCCCGTTCTCGCAATCGTGGGCCCCGACCACCGGCCGTATCGGCTATACGTGGGAAGCCGTTCCGGGCCTGACCTTCTTCAGCCAATATGCGACCGGCGCCGACATCGCAGCCAACAACATCTTCCTGCTCAATCCGACCGATCCGCTCAACCTGACCACCGCGCGCACCTATGAGACCGGCGTCAAGCATCTGTTCTGGGACAACAGGGCCGAGTGGTCGTTCTCGGCCTATGACATCCTGCGCAAGAACGTCTATGCCGCGGCCGGCGGCATGCAGCTCAACCTCGCCGGACGGCAGGAATCGAAGGGCATCGAGCTTGCCGCGTCCGTGCGTCCGATCGAGCCTCTGCGTCTCTGGGGCAACATCGCCTATGTCGATGCGCGCTACGCCGACTACGATTTTGTCGGCGGCTCGTTCTCCGGCAACACGCCGCCGAACGTCCCGCGCGTCGTCGCCAATGCCGGCGCGTCGTACCGTTTCTTCACGCCCTGGGCGGTCGAGCTCGGCATCACCGGCCGCCATGTCGGCGACCGTTACAACACCGATGCCAACACCGTGACGCTGAAGGCCTACACCGTGGCCGATGTCTACGCCTTCGTCGACATCCCCAAGACCGTGTTCAACGCGGTCGACCAGGCCCGCCTGACCTTCCGGGTACGCAACATCGCCGACAAGCGTTACGCGATCTGGGGCGATCCGTTCTATCCCGACCAGATCCTGCTGGGCGCGCCTAGGACCTATGAAATTTCGGCCGCGTTCAAGTGGTAG
- a CDS encoding hydantoinase/oxoprolinase family protein, with product MSTDENHWEVGTDIGGTFTDIIAIRHSPAEARIAKVPSRPQAPVQAMLEAIEAVGLRKSEVKRFVHGTTRVTNAIVEGRLPKVALVATEGFADVLEIARYRRRDLYRLNVPPKSPPLVPPERCFGLAERLDHEGRVLKTLDDAEIERLVAWLKMTGVQSVAVALLHAYANPVHEKMLGERLKGVVAHVSLSHEVNPEAREYERTSATVFNAAAMPIAVEYLSELEQRLPIGPGLQVFHSAGAMVPISAVKRRPLVMAMSGPAAGVSASVSIARQLGRSRMLTFDMGGTTTDVCLIVDGQAEMTDGRMLGDKPLRQPMLAVHSIGAGGGSIVRNGPGGLTVGPESAGSEPGPACYGRGGTEPTITDANAVLGYLNPETKLGDRIGIDIQAATDVIAPIARTLGLSMTETALGIIKVANATMARALRRVTVERGIDGRDCTLLAFGGGGPMHAAGLADLYGIAEVVVPSASSAFSALGCLTADFSFLQQQTLRAALDGIDLARMSERIRVLIDDASAPLIANGVAATEIQIELVALMRYAAQNDAIPVPFARPLDVITLKRDFLARHHELFGYATGESCVIESVRVQARRPSATVVSRPTVAVRTVSTGERICSFDGFHDIATSIIDRASLTEIVNGPAIIEDAWSTVVVPPGWQARPDVSGNLFLTRGAA from the coding sequence ATGAGCACCGACGAAAATCACTGGGAAGTCGGCACCGATATCGGCGGCACCTTCACCGACATCATCGCGATCCGACACTCCCCCGCGGAGGCGCGGATCGCGAAAGTGCCGTCGCGACCTCAAGCTCCGGTTCAGGCAATGCTGGAGGCGATCGAGGCGGTGGGCCTGCGCAAGAGCGAGGTCAAGCGCTTCGTCCACGGCACCACGCGCGTGACCAACGCCATCGTCGAAGGCCGGCTGCCGAAAGTGGCGCTGGTCGCGACCGAAGGATTTGCCGACGTGCTGGAGATCGCGCGCTATCGCCGCCGCGATCTCTATCGTCTCAACGTCCCGCCGAAATCGCCGCCGCTGGTGCCGCCCGAACGATGTTTTGGCCTCGCCGAGCGCCTCGACCACGAGGGCCGGGTGCTGAAGACGCTGGATGACGCGGAGATCGAGCGTCTGGTGGCCTGGCTGAAAATGACGGGCGTACAGAGCGTCGCGGTCGCGCTGCTGCACGCCTACGCCAATCCCGTCCACGAGAAAATGCTCGGCGAGCGGCTCAAGGGCGTCGTTGCCCACGTCTCGCTGTCGCACGAGGTCAATCCCGAGGCGCGCGAATACGAGCGGACTTCGGCGACCGTGTTCAACGCGGCCGCCATGCCGATCGCGGTGGAGTATCTCAGCGAACTGGAGCAGCGCCTCCCGATTGGGCCCGGCCTGCAGGTGTTTCATTCGGCCGGCGCCATGGTCCCGATCTCGGCCGTGAAGCGGCGGCCGCTGGTGATGGCGATGTCGGGCCCCGCGGCCGGCGTCTCCGCATCCGTCAGCATCGCGCGCCAGCTCGGCAGGTCGCGGATGCTGACGTTCGACATGGGCGGCACCACGACCGACGTCTGCCTGATCGTTGACGGCCAGGCCGAGATGACAGACGGCCGGATGCTCGGCGACAAGCCGCTGCGCCAGCCGATGCTTGCGGTTCATTCGATCGGGGCGGGCGGCGGATCGATTGTTCGCAACGGCCCCGGTGGCCTGACCGTCGGACCGGAAAGTGCCGGCTCCGAGCCGGGACCGGCCTGCTACGGCCGCGGCGGTACCGAGCCGACCATCACCGACGCCAACGCCGTGCTCGGCTATCTCAATCCCGAAACCAAACTTGGCGACCGGATCGGAATCGACATTCAGGCAGCGACTGATGTCATCGCGCCGATCGCGCGCACTCTGGGGCTGAGCATGACCGAAACCGCGCTCGGCATCATCAAGGTCGCGAATGCGACAATGGCCCGCGCGCTCCGCCGCGTCACGGTCGAGCGCGGTATCGACGGGCGCGACTGCACGCTTCTCGCCTTCGGCGGTGGTGGCCCGATGCACGCCGCGGGCCTTGCCGATCTCTACGGGATTGCCGAGGTCGTCGTTCCCAGCGCATCGAGTGCGTTTTCGGCGCTGGGTTGTCTCACCGCCGATTTCAGCTTCCTCCAGCAGCAAACCCTGCGCGCGGCGCTCGACGGCATCGACCTCGCCCGTATGTCCGAGCGGATCCGGGTGCTGATCGACGATGCCTCGGCGCCGCTGATTGCCAACGGCGTTGCCGCGACCGAGATTCAGATCGAGCTGGTGGCCTTGATGCGCTACGCGGCGCAGAACGACGCAATTCCGGTGCCGTTCGCGCGACCGCTCGACGTCATCACGCTGAAGAGGGATTTTCTGGCCCGGCACCACGAGCTGTTCGGCTATGCGACGGGCGAGAGCTGCGTCATCGAATCCGTGCGGGTGCAGGCACGCCGTCCGTCGGCGACCGTCGTGAGCCGGCCGACCGTCGCGGTCAGGACGGTATCAACCGGCGAGCGCATCTGCTCGTTCGACGGCTTTCACGACATCGCGACAAGCATCATCGACCGCGCGTCGCTGACCGAAATCGTCAACGGCCCGGCCATCATTGAAGACGCATGGTCGACCGTGGTGGTCCCGCCCGGCTGGCAGGCAAGGCCGGATGTTTCAGGCAATTTGTTCCTGACGCGGGGGGCGGCATGA
- a CDS encoding N-carbamoyl-D-amino-acid hydrolase — MRIVNVAAAQMGPIQRADSREAVVNRMIALMDEAKSKGADLIVYPELALTTFFPRWYVEDRAEFDNWFEREMPNAATRPLFERAAQHQMAMNFGYAELTPDGHHFNTAVLTDKSGKIVGKYRKIHLPGHVEYDTKRSHQHLEKRYFEPGDLGFNVWRELGGIIGMAICNDRRWPETYRVMGLQGVEMVLIGYNTPSVNAERSDEGIEKRLFHNRLSAQAGAYQNATWVVAVAKAGNEDGHPLFGGSLIVDPNGEIVAEAKTEDDELLVHACDLDATTFGKTTIFNFAQHRRIEHYGLITSRTGAVPPPEK, encoded by the coding sequence ATGCGTATCGTCAATGTTGCCGCCGCCCAGATGGGTCCGATTCAGAGAGCAGACAGCCGCGAGGCCGTGGTCAATCGCATGATCGCGCTGATGGACGAGGCCAAGAGCAAGGGCGCCGACCTGATCGTCTATCCGGAACTGGCGCTCACGACCTTCTTTCCGCGTTGGTACGTGGAGGACCGGGCCGAGTTCGACAATTGGTTTGAGCGCGAGATGCCCAATGCGGCGACCCGGCCGTTGTTCGAGCGCGCGGCGCAGCACCAGATGGCGATGAATTTCGGCTATGCGGAGCTGACGCCCGACGGGCATCATTTCAACACTGCTGTTCTCACCGACAAATCCGGCAAGATCGTCGGAAAATATCGCAAGATCCATTTGCCCGGCCATGTGGAATACGACACCAAACGCTCGCACCAGCATCTGGAGAAGCGCTATTTCGAGCCGGGCGATCTAGGCTTCAACGTCTGGCGCGAGCTGGGCGGCATCATCGGCATGGCGATCTGCAACGACCGGCGCTGGCCCGAGACCTATCGCGTCATGGGCTTGCAAGGCGTCGAGATGGTGCTGATCGGCTACAACACGCCGTCCGTGAATGCGGAGAGGAGCGACGAGGGCATCGAGAAACGCCTGTTTCACAACCGCCTCTCCGCGCAGGCCGGCGCCTATCAGAACGCGACCTGGGTCGTCGCGGTGGCCAAGGCCGGCAACGAGGACGGACACCCGCTGTTCGGCGGCAGCCTCATCGTTGATCCCAATGGCGAAATCGTCGCCGAAGCGAAGACGGAGGACGACGAGCTGCTGGTCCACGCCTGCGACCTCGACGCCACCACCTTCGGCAAGACCACGATCTTCAATTTCGCGCAGCATCGCCGTATCGAGCATTACGGGCTGATCACCAGCCGAACGGGCGCAGTGCCGCCGCCGGAGAAGTGA
- a CDS encoding histidine phosphatase family protein, whose translation MEGETFLWLIRHAPVDGVTGTIHAADAPADLGARAQLEALRQRLPRDAASYASPSRRTVETARALGLDPLQLDEFSEQSFGDWTGRRHDELAATGGEAYARFWSDPARGRPPGGESFEDQVTRVRLGLPKIGAGAATLVVHSGTIRAALCIALDLTPQAALRFVIDPLSLTRIDRLATGWRVVCVNQPMI comes from the coding sequence ATGGAAGGCGAGACCTTCCTCTGGCTGATACGGCACGCGCCCGTCGATGGCGTCACGGGGACGATCCATGCAGCCGACGCGCCGGCCGATCTCGGCGCTCGCGCGCAGCTGGAGGCGCTGCGGCAGCGCCTGCCGCGGGACGCCGCGAGCTATGCGAGCCCGTCGCGGCGCACGGTCGAGACGGCTCGCGCGCTTGGGCTCGACCCTCTGCAGCTGGACGAATTCAGCGAGCAGAGCTTTGGCGACTGGACCGGCCGTCGGCATGACGAACTCGCCGCGACCGGTGGCGAGGCCTATGCACGGTTCTGGAGCGATCCGGCGCGCGGACGGCCGCCGGGCGGCGAAAGCTTTGAGGATCAAGTCACGCGGGTCCGGCTGGGTCTGCCGAAGATCGGCGCCGGAGCCGCAACGCTGGTCGTGCATTCCGGCACAATCCGCGCGGCGCTGTGCATCGCGCTGGATCTGACGCCACAAGCGGCGCTGCGCTTCGTGATCGATCCGCTGTCGCTGACCCGGATCGACCGGCTCGCGACCGGCTGGCGCGTGGTCTGCGTCAATCAGCCGATGATTTGA
- a CDS encoding aminotransferase class III-fold pyridoxal phosphate-dependent enzyme yields the protein MSRLLRTGLNAGDSAPMAVVGGEGVYFHLSDGRKLIDGSNTGGGLGHRHPAMVEAIRRAADTPVVNEGWTWVGREQAADDLMATAFRGEEDWVGAVRFCISGSEANDMALSLCQALTQRSALATRERAYHGITGLSRSMTVQPQWHGGLAVHSGGSKLPAPMAPVRILPAPHGAIYGAPPNNTPPSEYLADATRLLSDTAATIIDYTQGGIYYDGAYQDEVARCARQAGSYWIADEVVTGAGRAGRWFAFQGAENRPDIVTLGKSLGGGAAAVAAVVVSKDIVERLKGTSWQNYGTLRGRPISMAAVSAYLKVVNEDKVLEHVRGLEKLFTRRLLVIAQKHPSVQRVAGQGLHWTVELHGPDWRSWHADTTEVPIASRVAERALEAGAVIGTSGEQTSLFLAPPLVISEHEAGQLMDALDHGLDVADEEQT from the coding sequence ATGAGCAGATTGTTGCGAACCGGGCTGAATGCCGGCGACAGCGCGCCCATGGCCGTGGTCGGTGGCGAGGGCGTCTATTTTCATCTGTCGGACGGCCGCAAGCTCATCGACGGCAGCAACACCGGCGGCGGCCTCGGACACCGTCATCCCGCGATGGTGGAGGCGATCCGCCGCGCCGCGGATACGCCCGTCGTGAACGAGGGGTGGACCTGGGTCGGCCGCGAGCAGGCGGCTGACGATTTGATGGCCACCGCGTTCCGTGGCGAAGAGGATTGGGTCGGCGCGGTGCGCTTCTGCATCAGCGGCAGCGAGGCCAACGACATGGCGCTGTCGCTGTGTCAGGCGCTGACGCAGCGGTCCGCGCTGGCGACGCGCGAGCGCGCCTATCACGGCATCACCGGCCTGTCGCGCAGCATGACGGTGCAGCCGCAATGGCATGGCGGTCTTGCGGTCCACTCGGGCGGCTCGAAGCTGCCGGCGCCGATGGCGCCCGTGCGGATATTGCCGGCGCCACACGGCGCGATCTATGGCGCGCCGCCCAACAACACCCCGCCCAGCGAATATCTGGCCGACGCCACGCGCCTGCTTTCGGATACCGCAGCGACGATCATCGACTACACGCAGGGCGGCATCTACTACGACGGCGCCTATCAGGACGAGGTGGCGCGGTGCGCGCGGCAGGCTGGCTCATATTGGATCGCCGACGAAGTGGTGACTGGTGCGGGTCGCGCCGGGCGCTGGTTCGCGTTCCAGGGTGCCGAAAACCGCCCTGACATCGTGACGCTCGGAAAATCGCTCGGCGGCGGCGCGGCGGCGGTTGCCGCGGTGGTGGTGTCGAAAGATATCGTCGAACGGCTCAAGGGCACGAGCTGGCAGAATTACGGCACGCTGCGCGGGCGTCCCATCAGCATGGCCGCCGTCAGCGCCTATCTCAAGGTCGTCAACGAAGACAAGGTTTTGGAGCACGTGAGGGGCCTCGAAAAGCTGTTCACCCGCCGCCTGCTCGTCATCGCGCAAAAGCATCCGAGCGTGCAGCGCGTGGCCGGGCAGGGGCTGCACTGGACCGTGGAGCTGCACGGGCCGGACTGGCGCTCCTGGCACGCCGACACCACCGAGGTGCCGATTGCCTCGCGCGTCGCGGAGCGGGCCCTGGAGGCAGGCGCCGTGATCGGCACCAGCGGTGAGCAGACCTCGCTGTTTCTCGCACCGCCGCTCGTGATCTCCGAGCATGAGGCCGGACAGCTTATGGACGCGCTGGACCACGGCCTCGATGTTGCGGATGAGGAGCAGACATGA
- a CDS encoding flavin reductase family protein: MADKGTSGIPLRELDPRDRYKLLCGVVVPRPIALVTTLDANGAVNAAPFSFFNVFSESPALIVLGLQHKPDHSPKDTTRNIHRDGEFVVHMVDEALSVAMNDCAVDFPSGDSEVAAAGLATLPSVDVKVPRLAAAPFALECRRHVALNFSPDRELLVGEVLRVHAREGLVDEANMYVDLDAYRPIGRMFGNLYTTQRDTFALVRESHAQWLARQDAKELKDA; the protein is encoded by the coding sequence ATGGCGGACAAGGGCACATCAGGTATTCCCCTGCGCGAGCTCGATCCACGCGATCGCTACAAACTGCTTTGCGGCGTGGTGGTGCCGCGGCCGATTGCGCTGGTGACGACACTCGATGCGAACGGGGCGGTGAACGCCGCGCCCTTCAGCTTCTTCAACGTGTTCTCGGAGAGCCCGGCGCTGATCGTGCTCGGTCTCCAGCACAAGCCGGATCACAGCCCGAAGGACACCACCCGCAACATCCATCGCGACGGCGAGTTCGTCGTTCACATGGTGGACGAGGCGTTGTCGGTGGCAATGAACGACTGCGCGGTCGATTTTCCGTCCGGTGACAGCGAGGTCGCAGCGGCAGGGCTGGCGACGCTTCCCTCTGTAGACGTGAAGGTGCCGCGCCTCGCCGCCGCTCCCTTTGCGCTCGAATGCCGGCGCCATGTCGCGCTGAATTTTTCGCCCGATCGCGAACTGCTGGTCGGCGAGGTGCTCCGGGTTCACGCCCGCGAAGGCCTCGTCGATGAGGCCAATATGTATGTCGATCTCGACGCCTACCGGCCGATCGGCCGCATGTTCGGCAATCTCTACACGACGCAGCGGGATACGTTCGCGCTTGTCCGCGAGAGCCACGCGCAATGGCTCGCGCGGCAGGACGCCAAAGAGCTGAAGGACGCCTAG
- a CDS encoding PepSY domain-containing protein: MMRAIVLLHRWLGIAFCLLFAMWFATGIVMHFVPFPSLTESERFAGLVPLASAETRIAVADAIAASGIADATRVRLIQRSDGPVYVVAGPSRAGAVRASDGVDASVSSSEVALAIARDHARSRGLDAARAAIVARADYDQWSVPNGFDRHRPLFRVALGDAAATEVYVSSLTGEIVLDTTRNERTWNLVGSVLHWIYPTVLRSNWSLWDRVVWTLSLLALIAALLGAVLGLARIKPRGGLIGSPYRGWHALHHLIGLAAMVFVLTWIFSGWLSMDHGRLFSRGQLTSAESSVMNASPNWTAAPSLDRQPVSPLAREIEWFAFNGNLYRRDRTALAAQTLIRAGDAPRDGATGSLDVQEVERLTARLAAGCGVPSVLADNDNYPAQSTVPGAPVYRSYCGDLWFDIDGADGHLLQRLDSSRRAYRWFYGALHTLDFPVLVARPLLRDGLVVGLCALGFLFSITGIAIGWRRLVAMR, translated from the coding sequence ATGATGCGCGCGATCGTCCTGCTGCATCGATGGCTCGGGATCGCGTTCTGCCTGCTGTTCGCGATGTGGTTCGCGACGGGGATCGTGATGCACTTCGTTCCGTTTCCCTCCCTGACGGAATCTGAACGCTTTGCCGGGCTCGTGCCGCTGGCTAGCGCTGAGACCAGGATTGCGGTCGCCGATGCCATTGCCGCGAGCGGCATCGCGGATGCGACGCGCGTTCGCCTGATCCAGCGCAGCGACGGACCGGTCTATGTCGTCGCGGGGCCGTCGCGCGCGGGCGCAGTCCGCGCCTCCGACGGTGTCGACGCCTCGGTCTCGTCTTCCGAGGTCGCGCTGGCCATCGCGCGAGACCACGCACGCAGCCGTGGGCTGGATGCCGCGCGGGCCGCGATCGTTGCGCGCGCGGACTATGACCAATGGAGCGTGCCGAACGGCTTTGACCGTCATCGGCCCCTGTTTCGGGTTGCCCTGGGCGACGCCGCCGCAACGGAGGTCTATGTCTCCTCGCTCACCGGCGAGATCGTTCTGGATACGACGCGCAACGAGCGGACCTGGAATCTCGTCGGCAGCGTGCTGCACTGGATCTATCCGACAGTCCTGCGAAGTAATTGGTCGCTGTGGGATCGCGTGGTCTGGACCTTGTCGCTGCTGGCACTGATCGCAGCATTGCTGGGCGCTGTGCTCGGGCTTGCGCGGATCAAACCTCGAGGCGGTCTGATCGGCTCGCCCTATCGTGGCTGGCATGCGCTGCATCATCTCATCGGCCTCGCGGCGATGGTGTTTGTGCTGACCTGGATTTTCAGTGGCTGGCTCTCGATGGATCACGGGCGGCTGTTCTCGCGTGGGCAATTGACCTCGGCTGAATCCAGCGTGATGAACGCTTCACCGAATTGGACGGCTGCCCCATCGCTCGATCGGCAGCCTGTGTCGCCGTTGGCCCGTGAGATCGAATGGTTTGCCTTCAACGGCAATCTCTATCGGCGGGATCGCACCGCTCTTGCCGCTCAGACCTTGATTAGGGCAGGGGATGCGCCCCGCGATGGGGCGACGGGATCTCTGGATGTGCAGGAGGTCGAGAGGCTGACCGCGCGTCTCGCGGCCGGCTGCGGCGTACCGTCCGTACTTGCCGACAACGACAACTATCCCGCGCAGTCCACCGTTCCGGGTGCCCCGGTCTACCGCTCGTACTGCGGCGACCTCTGGTTCGACATCGACGGCGCCGACGGCCATTTGCTGCAAAGGCTGGATTCGTCGCGGCGGGCTTATCGCTGGTTCTACGGCGCGCTGCACACGCTGGATTTTCCCGTCCTCGTCGCGCGCCCGTTGCTGCGCGACGGTTTGGTCGTCGGGCTCTGCGCCCTCGGCTTTCTGTTCTCCATCACGGGCATTGCCATCGGCTGGCGCCGCCTCGTCGCGATGCGTTGA